The window TTCGCCTGCGGCAGGTGTACAGGTTACTCTTGCCGGTACAACCTTAACTACGGACAGCCAAGGTCAAGCTGTTGTGGAAAAAGGGCTCTCCAGCAAAGTATACACAGTCACTGTAACCGGTTATGTCGTAGGTGCGGCTCCCAAAGTTGCCCGCTACACCCAGTCACTGAAGGTGGCTCCGGGCAATGTTTCGGCCCATCTGTCTATTGAAGGGCCGCAGGGTCCACTGGCCGAAGGCACGCTTGATGCCTATAATGCATTTGATGCGCTGCAGCAGCTCGCTGCTTCCGGCGGTATTCCGCTGCAAAGCACAGAGTCTTCCTATGGCATTTTTGTATGGGGCATCGGCGGAATAGAGAATGGAGCTTACAGTCCTAACGATTATTGGGGCTTCGCGGTGTCACGCGGCGGGGCGTGGATGTATCCAGATGTAGGCTTGAATGATTTTGTACTGCAGACATCTGACAAGGTGCTTGTCTACTATACCGGAGCTAACACGCAGGTGGTCAATTCGCTGGCCGTTTCGCCTGCGCAGCCGAAGCCGGGTGAGCCGTTCACCGTTACGGTTGAACAGAAGAAATGGGTATGGAATAACACGACCTATACTTCAGACCCGGTAACTACCAAGGCAGCGGGTGTGCAGGTCAGTGTTGGTGAAACGACGGTAACAACCGATGCGGAGGGTGTGGCGTCCTTCAAGCAGGGTCTGCCTGCCGGTTCCTATACGCTGGCAGTGACAGGGTATGTAGAAGGCCAGGCGCCTCACATCGCCCGCTACACGCAGCCGTTAATGGTGAGTGCGCCTGTTCAGGCCTCGGCGACGATTTCTGTCATTGGTGACAGTGTGAAGGGAACGATTCTGTCCAGCACCACAGTCATCCTGAATGACGGGGAAACCGCCTATAGCCTGCTGGTCCGCCAGCTTGGAAGCAAGGTGGTCAGCAGCGGTACAGGTAGTGACATCTACATCCGGTCCATCGACGGTCTGGGTGAAGGAGACCGCGGGCCGGAAAGCGGATGGATGTACTCCGTAAATGGAGAGTTTCCAAATTACAGTGCAGCAAGTTACAAGCTAAGCAATGGCGATACAGTGGCTTGGCGTTATACCGTCAAGAATGGAGACTTAGGGGGTACCGTTAGCGGTTCAGGCAGTACAGGTACAATTACAGGCGTTGATATTACTGCAGACAACACGCTCCCATTGAATCAGGTAGGCCAGACAACAGTTGTATCGGGTACTGTCATGACTGCAGCAGAAGCAGCGGCGCTTAAGCAGCAGCTGGCAGCCAATATAGTCTCCCTGAATCAGGATGTGAATCCGGGTGCAGCAGCTTCCTTAAAGGACAGCGGCAGTGAAGTGCAGCTGCAGCTGCCTGCCGGTGCCGTGTCCGGCACGGTGAAAATCAGTGTGCGGGAGAGCAGCGCAACCCGTCCTGAGCTGGTATCGGGAATGTATGATTTCAAGCCTGACGGCACGAAATTCCTGAAAACAGCGGATTTACTGATCAAGATTCCTGTTACCGCAGCTAATCCGGCCAATCTGGCCCTGGCCTGGCTGGATGAAAGCACAGGCAACTGGATACCGGTTCCTGCGTCACTTGACCTCAAGACGGGGATCATGACCGGTAAGGTCAGCCACTTTACAACTTATGCGGTCGTGGACCGCAGCAAATTTGAGCCGAAGCAGGCCCAGCTGAACAGCGATATTACCGCTACTGCTAAAATGGTTATGGCCGCCGGAGAACTCAGTGACTGGCAGGCGCTTGGCCTGGCCCGTTCCGGCCACACCGTACCGGCCGGCTATCTGAGCGGGCTGAAAGAGCAGCTTGCCGCTAGCCAGGGCGAGTTCCGCAAAGTTACGGATTATGAGCGCCTGGTACTGGCCGTGGCCGCTGCCGGAGGCAATCCGCAGAGCTTTGGCGGCTACAATCTGATTGAGAAAATTTATAACAATGACAAGATGGCCAGCCAGGGCAGCAACGGTTTGATTTTTGGCCTGATTGCCCTGGACAGCGGCACCTACAGTGTTCCGGCAGGTGCGCTGTGGACCAAAGAACGGCTGATCCAGTCCATTCTGGAACTGCAAAGCAAGGATGGCGGCTTCCCGCTGACTGCCGGCGGAACCGATGATGTGGATCTTACAGCGATGGCAGTAACCGCACTCTCCTCCCATACTGAGCAGGCGGCAGTACAGACTGCGCTAGATAAAGCGGTCACGTGGCTGTCGCAGCAGCAGCTGGAAAACGGCGGCTATAAGCTGTCCGGAGTAGAGAACAGTGAGAGCACCGCACAGGTGATTATTGCTCTAAGTGCAGCGGGTGTCGGTCCGGGAGATGCACGCTTCATCCAAGCGAAGGGCGGACTGCTCAGCCATCTGGCCTCATTCAGACAAGCGGACGGTGGTTATGCCCATGCCGCCGGCCAGCCGGAGAATAGTCTGGCTACCGAACAGGCGCTGCTGGCCCTGACTGCCTATAGCCGCTTCCTGACGGGAGACAGCAAATTATTCAGTATTTCACCGGCAGCTGTCAGCAGTACCGTATTCACAGACGAGAGCCGCATTTCTTCGTGGGCGCTGGATTCCGTTCATGCTGCCTATGATCAAGGATTGATGAAGGGCGTCAGTGAAACCAGCCTGGTCTTCGCGCCGAAGCAGCAGATTACCCGCGCCGAATTCGCAGCCCTTCTGCTAAGACTGTTGAATCAGACACCGTCCGCAGCCGCTTCGGCACCGGTGTTCAATGATGTGAAGCCGGGGGCATGGTATTATGGAGCAGTGCTGAAGGCCAAGGAGCTGGGCATTATCAGCGGTGTAACCGATACTGTGTTTAATCCGGACGGAGCTATTACCCGCCAGGATATGGCAGTCATGATCTCCAGAGCCTTCAAGCTGGAGACCAGTGCTGCAGCTCCAGTCCAGGCCGTAGCCTTCACGGATGAGAGCTGGATCAGCAGCTATGCGCTGTCCGCTGTACGTACCCTCTCTGAACAGGGCTACATGACCGGCTTTAACGGAGCTTTTGATCCGGCGGCTACGGTAACGCGGGAAATGGCCGCGGTCGTAGCGGTAAGATTGCCATAATAAAAGATTACGTAAGAGGGCAGATTTACAGCCCGTTTTAAGATAGAATAATAACAGACATATTGGATAGGGATGGAACGGGGGAGCAGCAGGAAGCCCTCGTTCTTTCCCTTTTTTACGGAGGTGTGAACGTTAATGTCGAAATCAGCCATATACAGGTTGTTATATCCGATGCTCATCCTGCTGGCGGCGCTGCTGTTCGCAGGCTGCGCCGCGGAGCGGCCTGCCGCCGTTCCTGACGGCGGCGGCAATGCCGTCGCAACGGCTGCGGTGCAGGAACCGCAGCCGGAAGCCACAGCCCCGCCGTCTGCTCCGGCGGGCACAAGCGCTTCGCCGTCTCCCGCTGCGGAGACGGCTGCTCCTGGAGGCGCGGCTGTTGCCGCCGCGCCAACCGCCGTTCCTGCCGCCGCTGGAACGGCCCCGCGGGCTTCGGCGCCGCCAGAGACAGGCGCCGGCGCAGCCACGGCCGCAGCGGGCGCGAAGCCCGCTGCGGCAAGCCCTTCTGCCGGTGTGAAGCCACCGGCAGCCACCGCGACCGCGCGGCCGGCAGCCACGCCGCAGGCCGCGGCAGCAGCTTCTGCAGCTGCTGAGCCTGCCGCAGAGGCCGCCACAGCGGTCATCTCCATTACGGGAGATGAGGAGCATGGTGTGATTTTGGCGCCTGCCGCTTATGAAATCAAGGAAGGCGAGAGTGCGCTGGAGCTGCTGAAGCGGATTACCCGCGCAGCCAAAATCCAGATGGAATATCAGGGCGCCAAGGCTTTCGCCTATGTTGAAGGCATAGACAATCTCTATGAATTCGACCATGGGGCGGAGAGCGGCTGGATGTATAAGGTTAATGGAGCTTTCCCGGATAAAGGTGCGGGAAGCTATACGGTTAACCCCGGCGATACCATTGAGTGGCTGTATACGCTGGATCTCGGCAAAGACCTGGGAGCCAAAGCGCCATGAGCAGCGGCTTCCGCGCCATGCATCCGGCGGTCGCGCTGCTCTATTACGGCGGGCTGATGCTGTTCGCCGCGCTGCTGTTTCATCCGCTGTTCCTCGTAACAGAGATTGCAGGTCTCGCGGGCCTTCTGCTGCTGCAGGGACAGGGAAGGCAGCTGCTGCGCGGGCTGCCCTTCTATCTGCTGATGGCCGGTTCCGTGGCTGTGCTGAACCCTTTGTTTTCCCACAGGGGAGCGCATATCCTATTCTACTTTTGGGATCAGCCGGTCACGCTGGAGGCTGTGCTGTACGGGCTGATGATGATGCTCGTGCTGCTCACGATTTTTATCGTATTCATCTCTTACAATTACACGGTAACGACAGATAAATTTATGTATTTATTCGCTGCGGCTGCGCCCAAAACAGCCCTGCTGACGCTGATGGCACTCCGGTTCGTACCCTTGTTCCAAAGAAGGCTGCGGCAGATTACCCTCATCCAGCGCCTCCGGGGCATAGATGCGGGTCAAGGCAGCCTGCGCAAAAGAATGCAGGACGGCATGACGCTGCTGAAAGTGCTGCTGACCTGGTCGCTGGAGGAAGCGCTCCAGACCGGCGATTCGATGAAGGCACGCGGCTATGGCATCCGCAAACGCAGTGCATACAGTATCTTTAAGCTGGACCGGCTGGATAAAGGAGTATTACTGCTGCTTGCGGTCAGCGGTATAATTCCGCTGCTCTGCTGGCTCCAGGGATACGGAATCTTGGAGATTTATCCGCGTATGAAGCCTATGGAGTTCGGCGGGGGCGAAGCGGTGATGTATATCAGCTTCTGCCTGTTCGTGCTGACACCCCTGGGTTTGGAAGGAAAGGAGAAATGGTTATGGAGATCATCACGGCGGAGCGTTTATCCTTCCGTTATCCGGAAGAAGACCGGGACTCGCTCCATGAGCTCTCATTCACAGTAGAAGAAGGGGAGTTCGTTGTGCTGCTGGGCCCGTCGGGCGGCGGAAAAACAACGCTGCTGCGCCATCTGAAGCGTGAGCTTACCCCCGTGGGCACAGGTAGCGGTATGATCCGTTATAAGGGGCAGCCGCTGGCGGAGCTGCCGGCGGATAAGGCTGCCGGGGATATCGGGATGGTCTTTCAGAACCCGGATGCGCAGATTGTAATGGACACGGTCTGGCATGAACTGGCCTTCGCGATGGAGAACCTGGGCTATCCGCCTTCTGTCATGCGGAGCAGACTGGCGGAGATGGCCGGGCTGTTCGGTCTGGAGCCGCTGCTGTACAAATCGGTGCATGAGCTCTCCGGAGGCCAGAAGCAGCTGCTAAATCTGGCCTCCGTGCTGCTGCTTCAACCGAAGCTGCTGCTGCTGGATGAGCCGACCTCGCAGCTGGATCCTGTCGCGGCACGCGAGTTCATTCAGACCCTGCACAGGCTGAATGAGGAAATGTCGATGACCATCATTATCAGTGAGCACCGCCTGGAAGAGGTCCTGCCGCTGGCAGACCGTGTCCTGCTGCTGGAAGACGGTGTGCTGCAGGCTTCGGGCAGTCCCCGCGAGTTCGTGCGGGGAGCCGGAGACGCGCGGCAGGCTGCGCGCCGGGCCTACTTGCCGACTGCATCACGGCTGTTCCTTGCCTTGTCACCGGAGGAGGAGCTGCCGCTGGAAACCATTCCGCTGACGGTCCGCGAAGGCAAACGCTGGCTGCAGGCC of the Paenibacillus pedocola genome contains:
- a CDS encoding DUF4430 domain-containing protein; the encoded protein is MKTKFPAKFVRLGLALLLVISIIGAAIVPSGQAAAAAGSSPAVLGTDTVTDSVYASEDSAANLLSLAAVPAAAGQISATEATYKTAEYILGSGVTSEWQAIGLAQAGYRVPDSYVQSLTQQVQTAGGRFASVTEYARIVLAVKAVGADPADFAGNGSTAGYNLLERIYNNEKISGQTLNYPVYALLALDSGNYTIPGDAKWTKAALLTEILSKQNADGGFALNSGASEPDITAMALTALSAYKSDPAVATAGQKAVAWLSSAQDSKGGYSDNSESAAQVIIGLTSFGIDPAGAQFTKNGADLVGRLLSFQTSSGGFIHNSGGSINPFATEQGLQALVAYKLFSGGSNGKLYDFTKPAAQNPLVYVPLVIEGPQGTLGQGNAYAANALEALEKVAAQNGLALKNPSGSYVTGIGNVFAGTYGGWDGWMYAVVRGGQWMNPDVGMKDFKLKDSDRVVVYYAGSDTQLVESVTLSKAQPGEEEPFTVTVNQIKWVWDNTTFTSSPVISKAAGVEVAIGNQKAVTDKDGKAEFTAGVAAGDYTLTVTGYVAGTAPKVAKYTQAITVVSKNVSAYLAVEGPDGTVAEGSLKAANVLAALKKLTASQNIPLQITDSAYGSYVSGIAGIANGTRDAYWNFVVLRSGEWIYPSVGMDDFELQAADKVLIYFGGTNTQVINKIETSPLQPKPGEPFTIKVTQKKWVWNNTTYTSDPVVSPAAGVQVTLAGTTLTTDSQGQAVVEKGLSSKVYTVTVTGYVVGAAPKVARYTQSLKVAPGNVSAHLSIEGPQGPLAEGTLDAYNAFDALQQLAASGGIPLQSTESSYGIFVWGIGGIENGAYSPNDYWGFAVSRGGAWMYPDVGLNDFVLQTSDKVLVYYTGANTQVVNSLAVSPAQPKPGEPFTVTVEQKKWVWNNTTYTSDPVTTKAAGVQVSVGETTVTTDAEGVASFKQGLPAGSYTLAVTGYVEGQAPHIARYTQPLMVSAPVQASATISVIGDSVKGTILSSTTVILNDGETAYSLLVRQLGSKVVSSGTGSDIYIRSIDGLGEGDRGPESGWMYSVNGEFPNYSAASYKLSNGDTVAWRYTVKNGDLGGTVSGSGSTGTITGVDITADNTLPLNQVGQTTVVSGTVMTAAEAAALKQQLAANIVSLNQDVNPGAAASLKDSGSEVQLQLPAGAVSGTVKISVRESSATRPELVSGMYDFKPDGTKFLKTADLLIKIPVTAANPANLALAWLDESTGNWIPVPASLDLKTGIMTGKVSHFTTYAVVDRSKFEPKQAQLNSDITATAKMVMAAGELSDWQALGLARSGHTVPAGYLSGLKEQLAASQGEFRKVTDYERLVLAVAAAGGNPQSFGGYNLIEKIYNNDKMASQGSNGLIFGLIALDSGTYSVPAGALWTKERLIQSILELQSKDGGFPLTAGGTDDVDLTAMAVTALSSHTEQAAVQTALDKAVTWLSQQQLENGGYKLSGVENSESTAQVIIALSAAGVGPGDARFIQAKGGLLSHLASFRQADGGYAHAAGQPENSLATEQALLALTAYSRFLTGDSKLFSISPAAVSSTVFTDESRISSWALDSVHAAYDQGLMKGVSETSLVFAPKQQITRAEFAALLLRLLNQTPSAAASAPVFNDVKPGAWYYGAVLKAKELGIISGVTDTVFNPDGAITRQDMAVMISRAFKLETSAAAPVQAVAFTDESWISSYALSAVRTLSEQGYMTGFNGAFDPAATVTREMAAVVAVRLP
- a CDS encoding DUF4430 domain-containing protein: MSKSAIYRLLYPMLILLAALLFAGCAAERPAAVPDGGGNAVATAAVQEPQPEATAPPSAPAGTSASPSPAAETAAPGGAAVAAAPTAVPAAAGTAPRASAPPETGAGAATAAAGAKPAAASPSAGVKPPAATATARPAATPQAAAAASAAAEPAAEAATAVISITGDEEHGVILAPAAYEIKEGESALELLKRITRAAKIQMEYQGAKAFAYVEGIDNLYEFDHGAESGWMYKVNGAFPDKGAGSYTVNPGDTIEWLYTLDLGKDLGAKAP
- a CDS encoding energy-coupling factor transporter transmembrane component T, which translates into the protein MSSGFRAMHPAVALLYYGGLMLFAALLFHPLFLVTEIAGLAGLLLLQGQGRQLLRGLPFYLLMAGSVAVLNPLFSHRGAHILFYFWDQPVTLEAVLYGLMMMLVLLTIFIVFISYNYTVTTDKFMYLFAAAAPKTALLTLMALRFVPLFQRRLRQITLIQRLRGIDAGQGSLRKRMQDGMTLLKVLLTWSLEEALQTGDSMKARGYGIRKRSAYSIFKLDRLDKGVLLLLAVSGIIPLLCWLQGYGILEIYPRMKPMEFGGGEAVMYISFCLFVLTPLGLEGKEKWLWRSSRRSVYPSVIRKKTGTRSMSSHSQ